In a single window of the Cucurbita pepo subsp. pepo cultivar mu-cu-16 chromosome LG18, ASM280686v2, whole genome shotgun sequence genome:
- the LOC111779897 gene encoding bifunctional TH2 protein, mitochondrial-like yields MRSLFISKISPNSAFLLSNFRFRIPIAALRSLTFSSFHRSPPPMPPRMAMVSHVDSEGPLARRLWNKCRRESIFSMYTPFCVCLACGTLDVDTFRHVVDQDVHFLKAFAQAYELAAECADDDDAKHSINELRKAVMVDLKRHASFVKEWAAEGGKESPINPATVKYTDFVLATAFGKIEGDKGLGNLATPFERTKLAAYTLGAITPCMRLYAYLATEFKGALGADHGNHLYKTWIENYASKDFEESAARTEDILEKLSATLTGEELDTIEKLYHQAMKLEQEFYCSQPVSQKTVVPLIKDHNPATERLVLFSDFDLTCTVVDSSAILAEIAMVRAPKPDQTQPDDQITRMSSADLRNTWGVISRQYTEEYEECIDKITPPATEEFKYEDLCTALEQLSDFEKRANNRVVESGVLKGLNFEDIRRAGERLIIQDGCFNFFRTATKSENLNVGVHILSYCWCADLIRSSFNSGGLLTQVTIHANEFAFEEAVSTGDLVRKVESPIDKVNSFRKILENYGNDRKNLTVYVGDSIGDLLCLLEADVGIVVGTSSSLRRLATQFGVSFVPLYPSVVRKQKSLTEDTECSWKGLSGVLYTVNSWAEIHAFVLGCEN; encoded by the exons ATGCGCTCACTGTTTATCTCTAAAATCTCACCCAATTCTGcttttctcctctccaattttCGATTCCGAATCCCAATCGCCGCCCTCCGATCCCTCACTTTCAGCTCCTTTCATCGATCTCCGCCGCCAATGCCTCCCCGTATGGCTATGGTCTCTCATGTCGACTCCGAAGGCCCTCTCGCTCGGAGATTGTGGAATAAGTGTCGTAGAGAGTCGATATTCTCGATGTACACCCCATTCTGCGTTTGTCTCGCTTGTGGGACTCTCGATGTTGATACATTTCGCCACGTTGTCGATCAGGATGTTCATTTTCTCAAGGCGTTTGCTCAGGC GTATGAATTAGCTGCTGAATGTGCTGACGATGATGACGCAAAACATTCAATCAATGAGCTGAGGAAGGCAGTGATGGTAGATCTGAAAAGGCATGCTTCATTTGTTAAG GAATGGGCTGCTGAAGGCGGAAAAGAGTCTCCTATCAACCCTGCTACAGTAAAATATACCGACTTTGTATTGGCAACGGCATTTGGCAAGATTGAAGGAGATAAAGGTCTTGGTAATCTTGCCACCCCGTTTGAGAGAACAAAGCTTGCTGCTTATACTCTTGGTGCCATCACACCTTGTATGAGGTTGTACGCCTATTTAGCTACCGAGTTTAAGGGAGCTCTTGGTGCTGACCATGGCAATCATCTCTACAAGACGTGGATCGAAAACTATGCATCTAAAGATTTTGAG GAATCAGCTGCGAGAACTGAAGACATTCTCGAGAAACTCTCAGCAACTTTGACCGGTGAAGAGCTCGACACCATTGAGAAGCTTTATCACCAAGCTATGAAACTCGAGCAAGAATTTTACTGCTCTCAGCCTGTTTCCCAGAAAACAGTAGTTCCTTTGATTAAAGATCACAATCCTGCAACGGAACGATTGGTACTGTTTTCTGACTTTGATTTGACATGCACAGTCGTCGATTCGTCTGCCATTCTCGCAGAAATTGCAATGGTAAGAGCTCCGAAACCTGATCAGACTCAGCCTGACGACCAAATTACTCGGATGTCATCAGCTGACCTCAGAAACACATGGGGTGTTATTTCCAGGCAGTATACAGAAGAGTACGAGGAATGCATTGACAAAATCACGCCCCCTGCAACTG AGGAATTCAAGTATGAAGATCTGTGTACAGCACTTGAGCAACTCTCTGATTTTGAGAAACGAGCGAATAATAGAGTCGTCGAGTCTGGAGTTCTTAAGGgcttaaattttgaagatataAGACGGGCTGGTGAACGTCTTATTATTCAAGATGgttgttttaatttcttcagAACCGCTActaagagtgaaaatttgaatgttGGTGTCCATATACTCTCATATTGCTGGTGCGCGGATCTCATAAGGTCATCTTTTAATTCAG GTGGTTTACTAACTCAAGTGACTATACATGCCAATGAGTTTGCCTTTGAAGAAGCGGTTTCGACGGGTGATTTAGTTAGGAAAGTAGAATCTCCCATTGATAAAGTCAATTCGTTCCGGAAAATCTTGGAGAACTATGGCAATGATAGAAAGAACTTAACAGTATACGTCGGAGACTCCATCGGGGACTTGCTTTGCCTACTTGAAGCAGATGTAGGAATTGTTGTTGGGACAAGTTCCAGTCTAAGAAGACTGGCAACTCAATTTGGAGTCTCTTTTGTTCCGTTGTACCCGAGCGTGGTACGAAAACAGAAAAGTCTTACCGAAGATACAGAATGCAGTTGGAAGGGATTGTCTGGTGTCCTTTACACTGTCAATTCGTGGGCGGAAATCCATGCTTTCGTTCTTGGATGCGAGAACTAA